The Magnolia sinica isolate HGM2019 chromosome 9, MsV1, whole genome shotgun sequence genome contains a region encoding:
- the LOC131255283 gene encoding disease resistance protein RPM1-like → MAESAVNFLIQNLGPLLVDEVQLLKGVDEQVRELINEFESIRSVLRDADTRQDTSEGLKTWVKQIREVAYDVEDVLDKFMLGLAQEQNSSHGFVDSLHRRIKRLKPGHQIASLLQEIKTRIRKITERKDAYALNGIEQGSSSNNMSDQWYDPQLNALFIEEAHLVGIDMPRSQLIRWLRNGDSRLSTISVVGMGGLGKTTLVKKVYDSQQVKKRFETYAWITVSQSFKPEDLFRNMIKQFFEANEDLSPQGVDAMTHVELIQVLRSYLQNKRYVLVLDDVWEAHVWNFVSNALPTGEYGSWVMITTRKGNVASSSYIGPSNHIYNLQPLHPENNWSLFCRKAFQSNEENSCPQELEKLSQTFVKKC, encoded by the coding sequence atGGCAGAGAGTGCTGTGAACTTCTTAATACAAAACTTGGGGCCTTTGCTGGTGGATGAAGTGCAGTTGTTGAAGGGGGTCGACGAACAAGTTCGTGAACTCATAAATGAGTTCGAAAGCATCAGATCCGTCTTAAGGGATGCTGACACAAGGCAAGATACCAGTGAAGGCCTCAAGACATGGGTGAAACAAATAAGAGAAGTTGCTTACGACGTCGAGGATGTTCTTGACAAGTTCATGCTTGGCTTAGCACAAGAGCAGAACAGCTCCCATGGATTCGTCGATTCTCTTCATAGACGCATCAAGCGGTTGAAGCCGGGCCATCAGATTGCATCGTTGCTACAAGAAATCAAAACCAGAATCCGTAAGATTACGGAGAGAAAAGATGCTTACGCTCTCAATGGAATAGAGCAAGGTTCAAGCTCCAACAACATGAGTGATCAATGGTATGATCCTCAATTGAATGCTCTTTTCATTGAGGAAGCTCATCTTGTGGGCATCGACATGCCAAGGAGccaattgatcagatggttaaggaATGGAGATTCGAGACTCTCGACGATTTCGGTGGTCGGGATGGGTGGCCTAGGTAAGACCACTCTAGTAAAAAAAGTCTATGATAGCCAACAGGTAAAAAAACGTTTTGAAACATATGCTTGGATCACCGTCTCGCAATCGTTCAAACCGGAGGATCTATTTAGAAACATGATAAAGCAATTCTTCGAGGCGAATGAAGATCTGTCTCCCCAAGGAGTAGATGCGATGACACATGTCGAGCTAATCCAAGTGCTACGGAGCTACTTGCAGAACAAAAGGTATGTGCTTGTTCTAGATGATGTATGGGAGGCACATGTATGGAATTTCGTAAGCAATGCATTGCCCACTGGTGAATATGGTAGCTGGGTAATGATCACCACACGCAAAGGTAACGTTGCATCATCTTCTTACATCGGACCCTCCAATCACATCTACAACCTTCAGCCTCTGCATCCAGAAAATAACTGGTCCCTCTTTTGCAGGAAGGCGTTCCAATCAAACGAGGAGAACAGCTGTCCTCAGGAATTGGAGAAGCTTTCTCAAACTTTCGTCAAAAAATGCTGA